The proteins below come from a single Eubacterium limosum genomic window:
- a CDS encoding response regulator transcription factor → MTKILVVEDDKNTSEVISDFLEDAGYEVKTALDGNRALAAFESQPFDLVLLDIMLPGIDGLTLLKTIRQTSDVPVLMLTAVEDEHTQVMSFDRLADDYMTKPFSPILLVKRIKALLRRAGAGADCMTLGDVTLDFEGYSAHNAKGPIDLSIKELELIKFLIDHRGRALSREQILDGVWGIDYISSDRKIDTHIKNIRKKLGVDCIVTVRGLGYKFEVPE, encoded by the coding sequence ATGACAAAAATACTTGTGGTTGAAGACGATAAAAATACCAGCGAGGTTATCTCTGATTTCCTTGAGGACGCGGGCTACGAGGTAAAGACGGCCCTTGACGGCAACAGAGCGCTTGCAGCCTTTGAGTCTCAGCCCTTTGATCTGGTGCTTCTGGACATTATGCTGCCCGGCATCGACGGCCTCACCCTGCTCAAAACCATCCGGCAGACCAGCGACGTCCCAGTGCTCATGCTCACCGCCGTCGAGGATGAACACACCCAGGTCATGAGCTTCGACCGTCTGGCGGATGACTATATGACCAAGCCCTTTTCTCCCATCCTCCTGGTAAAACGAATAAAGGCGCTGCTGCGCCGTGCCGGAGCCGGTGCGGACTGCATGACGCTCGGGGACGTCACCCTCGATTTCGAAGGCTACAGCGCCCACAACGCCAAAGGCCCCATCGACCTGTCCATCAAGGAGCTGGAGCTGATCAAATTTTTGATCGACCATCGGGGACGGGCCTTATCCCGCGAGCAGATTCTGGACGGCGTCTGGGGCATCGACTATATTTCCTCAGACCGGAAAATCGACACCCACATTAAAAATATCCGGAAAAAGCTGGGGGTGGACTGCATTGTCACGGTTCGAGGGCTGGGCTATAAATTTGAGGTGCCAGAATGA
- a CDS encoding sensor histidine kinase gives MKKLKLFPKTFLFTLSLMLVITLVAYALLYFLLPGVYTRVKEKNILHATDNLAADLEKASPADFNALISAFVGKNNASATLSGNGIVYSNGITYSTRSTEESVPDTAPQSIPETQTDLQNTTGLYSVSPEDIVSAVPDQNIFIPNGSASEAISTQRTVQSTDGSLYQLSVTATLQPIGEASSIILMLLPVALLICLAIAAVFALVYSRALTRPIKELSAVTARMATLDPDARCTVSTGDEIGTLSENMNSLYTSLLNSIQELENEIAKVSAAEQSKVDFMRTASHELKTPVTAVSGMLEGMICNVGRYRDRDTYLQVCKDQIDELSVLIREVLDATRLDMLMENQAPTVTDLAALVDQVAAPYRLIARARGVRLTIDGSAGFNAQVPVPLLEKALSNVLSNAVNYTTSGKNVRVYFEKRSLIVENACAPIGSEQLPHLKEAFYRPEFSHSHDTGGNGLGLYITDRILSGCGLPYTFEPMESPEGMRFTINFP, from the coding sequence ATGAAAAAACTTAAGCTGTTCCCTAAAACCTTCCTCTTTACCCTTAGCCTGATGCTGGTCATCACACTGGTGGCCTACGCCCTTCTCTACTTCCTGCTCCCCGGTGTCTACACCCGGGTAAAGGAAAAAAACATCCTCCATGCCACCGATAACCTGGCCGCAGACCTGGAAAAAGCCTCCCCTGCGGACTTCAACGCTCTGATCAGCGCATTTGTCGGTAAAAACAACGCCTCTGCCACTTTGTCCGGCAATGGCATTGTCTATTCCAACGGCATCACCTACAGCACCCGCAGCACCGAGGAGTCTGTCCCCGATACTGCACCCCAAAGTATACCTGAGACCCAGACCGATCTTCAAAACACAACAGGCCTCTATTCCGTCTCACCTGAAGACATCGTCTCTGCCGTCCCAGACCAGAATATTTTTATCCCAAACGGCAGCGCCTCCGAGGCCATCTCCACCCAGCGCACAGTCCAATCCACCGACGGCAGTCTTTACCAGCTCAGTGTTACCGCTACCTTGCAGCCCATCGGTGAGGCATCAAGCATTATCCTCATGCTTTTGCCCGTGGCGCTCCTGATCTGTCTGGCCATCGCCGCAGTCTTTGCCCTGGTCTACTCCCGGGCCCTCACCCGCCCTATCAAGGAGCTTTCCGCCGTTACCGCCAGAATGGCGACCCTAGACCCGGACGCCCGCTGTACTGTCAGCACCGGTGACGAAATCGGTACCCTGTCTGAAAACATGAACAGTCTCTACACCTCCCTGCTGAACAGCATTCAGGAGTTGGAGAACGAGATCGCCAAGGTCAGCGCTGCGGAGCAGTCCAAGGTCGATTTCATGCGCACCGCCTCCCACGAGCTGAAAACACCCGTCACTGCTGTGAGCGGTATGCTGGAAGGCATGATCTGCAATGTGGGGCGCTACCGTGACCGCGACACCTACCTTCAGGTCTGCAAAGACCAGATCGACGAGCTGTCTGTGCTCATCCGAGAGGTCCTGGACGCTACCCGTCTCGACATGTTAATGGAAAACCAGGCCCCCACAGTAACTGACCTCGCTGCCCTGGTCGACCAGGTAGCTGCGCCCTACAGGCTCATTGCCCGGGCCCGCGGCGTCCGCCTCACCATTGACGGCAGCGCAGGCTTTAACGCACAGGTACCCGTCCCGCTTCTGGAAAAGGCCCTGTCCAATGTGCTGTCCAACGCAGTCAACTATACCACCTCGGGCAAAAATGTCCGGGTTTACTTCGAGAAGCGAAGCCTCATCGTTGAGAACGCGTGCGCGCCCATTGGCAGCGAACAGCTGCCCCATCTCAAGGAGGCCTTTTACCGGCCCGAGTTTTCCCACAGCCATGACACCGGCGGCAACGGCCTGGGCCTGTACATCACCGACCGTATCCTGTCCGGCTGCGGCCTGCCCTACACCTTCGAGCCCATGGAAAGCCCGGAGGGCATGCGTTTTACAATTAACTTCCCATAA